The Nitrospirales bacterium genome includes a window with the following:
- the lpdA gene encoding dihydrolipoyl dehydrogenase, which produces MSSGKHIAILGAGPGGYVAAIRAAQLGAQVSLIENQELGGVCLNWGCIPSKALLSVVELGAKINKAQDIGIQVNGPVSFDTVQMVKRKNQVVTNLVKGIGMLLKGNGVRYLQGTGRLVDERSVHVALSDGSETTVQADAIILGTGSSWPNLPLFPVDGTSIITSKDALEIPRVPDHLLIVGGGVEGCEFASLYRGLGSKVSVVEMMPTILPEEDEEISAMMTREFKKQQIHMYVGTKVEGCQKSGTQVNVKLCSGEDMHVDTVLVSIGRRFNTQGIGLEMVGVQLGAGGEIEVNDRMETNIPGIYAIGDVVGKAMLAHVASAQGKVAVENILGRDLSVNYEVIPAGIFTLPEIGRVGLTEQQARERGMQAKVGRFRYSGLGKAQGTGDITGMFKVIADAETGRLLGTHIIGAHAADLVHEAALAMEVGVSIEKLASMIHAHPTLSEGLMEAAEDVEGQAIHQAKKRT; this is translated from the coding sequence GTGAGTTCGGGTAAGCACATCGCTATTCTGGGTGCCGGCCCTGGCGGGTATGTGGCGGCCATTCGGGCAGCACAGCTTGGCGCGCAGGTCTCACTCATTGAGAACCAGGAATTGGGGGGCGTGTGTCTGAATTGGGGGTGCATTCCTTCCAAGGCCCTGCTGTCGGTCGTCGAGTTGGGCGCGAAAATCAACAAAGCTCAAGACATCGGGATTCAGGTCAACGGGCCAGTGAGCTTTGACACCGTCCAGATGGTCAAACGGAAAAATCAAGTCGTGACCAACCTCGTCAAGGGTATCGGGATGCTGCTCAAAGGTAATGGCGTGAGGTATCTGCAAGGCACTGGGCGATTGGTCGATGAGCGATCGGTTCACGTCGCATTGTCCGACGGCTCCGAGACAACCGTTCAGGCAGATGCCATTATTCTCGGGACTGGTTCTTCATGGCCCAATCTTCCACTCTTTCCTGTTGATGGGACTTCCATTATTACCAGCAAAGACGCGCTCGAAATTCCACGCGTCCCCGACCATCTCTTGATCGTTGGCGGGGGGGTGGAAGGGTGTGAATTCGCATCACTCTACCGAGGTCTTGGATCGAAGGTTTCCGTTGTGGAAATGATGCCAACGATTCTTCCAGAAGAAGATGAAGAAATTTCCGCCATGATGACGCGCGAGTTTAAAAAACAACAGATCCACATGTATGTCGGGACGAAGGTGGAAGGCTGCCAGAAGTCGGGCACGCAGGTGAACGTCAAGCTCTGTTCCGGCGAAGACATGCATGTCGATACCGTGCTGGTTTCTATCGGCCGCCGTTTCAATACCCAGGGAATCGGGTTAGAAATGGTTGGCGTCCAGTTGGGGGCCGGTGGCGAAATAGAGGTGAATGATCGAATGGAAACCAACATTCCAGGCATCTATGCCATAGGGGATGTGGTGGGAAAAGCCATGTTGGCGCATGTGGCATCGGCACAGGGAAAAGTGGCCGTGGAAAATATTCTAGGTCGAGACCTGTCGGTGAATTACGAGGTAATCCCTGCTGGGATTTTTACCTTGCCCGAGATCGGTCGAGTCGGATTAACCGAACAGCAAGCCCGTGAACGAGGCATGCAAGCCAAGGTTGGCCGGTTTCGCTACAGCGGATTGGGGAAGGCGCAGGGCACGGGGGACATTACGGGCATGTTCAAGGTCATTGCCGATGCCGAAACGGGACGTTTGTTGGGTACACATATTATCGGGGCCCATGCGGCCGACTTGGTCCATGAAGCAGCGCTGGCCATGGAAGTTGGGGTGTCTATCGAAAAATTAGCGTCCATGATCCATGCGCATCCTACGCTCTCCGAGGGGCTGATGGAAGCGGCGGAAGATGTGGAAGGTCAGGCTATTCATCAAGCCAAAAAGCGAACGTAA
- the gcvH gene encoding glycine cleavage system protein GcvH: protein MEPTDLRFHKEHEWVRVKGNEATVGISHFAQDALGDVVFVELPKVGTTFEFEQELGEVESTKATSTIYSPVSGTVLRVNTALDEQPELLNKDPYGDGWIVVFDLSDLSEVERLMTAEQYDEFLKSQA from the coding sequence ATGGAGCCGACGGATTTGCGGTTTCACAAAGAGCATGAATGGGTGCGGGTCAAGGGGAACGAAGCGACGGTTGGCATCAGTCATTTTGCGCAGGATGCATTGGGCGATGTTGTTTTTGTGGAATTGCCGAAGGTGGGGACAACATTTGAATTCGAACAAGAACTCGGTGAGGTCGAATCGACCAAGGCCACATCTACGATTTATTCACCCGTCAGCGGGACCGTTCTTCGCGTCAATACTGCACTTGACGAACAGCCGGAATTGCTCAATAAAGATCCTTACGGAGATGGCTGGATCGTCGTGTTCGACCTTTCCGATCTTTCCGAAGTTGAGCGGTTGATGACGGCCGAACAATATGATGAGTTTTTGAAATCGCAAGCCTAG